The genomic stretch ACCCCTCAAGGCCGGACCCGATGGGCCCTCGAGCGCCTGTATGCCGGATTGCAATGTACGGCTCACGCAGGGCCTTCCCGACGAAGCATCATCGATCGCATCATTCATGGCGCTTGCTGAGCGCGCTCAATGCCCCGCCTGGCGCGACTTTCCTGCGATTGAGGAATTGAACAGGCTAGAAGCCATCTTGAAATCATCCTTCGGGCTGCGCCAGGGCCTTCCCTGGCCATCCTTCGTTTCTCAATCCTTACCGAGCGTCCAGCTATGCCTGGGTTTCATGCCTCGGCTGGCCGCGGAATTCCTCCGGCTCGCAACCAACTACCATGCTGAGATGGCTTCTGATCAGCGCAACGCGACAACCGACTCTTCAATCGCATCCTTCAGCTTCTCGCATGCACGCACGGTATCGTTGAGGAGCTCATCGCGCGGCGTGAGGATGCTCTCGCGCAAGGCATCCACAGCGCCCACCAGTGGCGTGCACCGCGCATCCAGTGCTATGCCCTGCTCCATCTGCGCCTCGATGTCGGCGATGAGGCCCTCGTCCACGCGGCCATGGCGCAATTCGGTCTGGAGCATGAGCACGGTGCGGCTGAGGGTGCGCAGGGAGCGAACGAGAGGAAGGGTCGCCATCGGCCGCGAAGATGCGCGCTTGCGACTGAGCACGATCACCTCCGCAGGTGAGGTTGATCAGGCCCTTCGCCGATCCGTCGGGCTAAGTTTCGCCCATCACCCTTAGCCCATGCCCATCCTCGACCTGAATGTGGACAACCTGAAATGCGGCGGCTGCGCCAGCACCGTGCGCAAGCGCTTGAATGAGCTGCCCGGAGTGGTCTCCACCTCGGTGGATGTGGACAACGGCACAGTGACCGTTGCGCACGACGGCACCACGGAGCGCAGCACCATCACCTTGCTGCTGCATAAGCTGGGCTATCCGCTCAGCGGCACCGGCGGCATCACCGAGAAAGCAAAATCATACGTGAGCTGCGCCATCGGCCGCATCCACGGCGAATAGTGAAACGCTAACCCCTGCACCGCCATGATCCGCTTCCTCTCCCGCCTCAGCCTGCCCGCCCTCCTGCTGGCCTCGCTCTTCACGCTACAGGCCTCGACGGCCAGCGCGCAAGACAGTCCTTCCGGTGTCATGGAAGCCATCGTCACCCTGCACGATCCCGGCGTTGATGCGCAGGCGTGGCAGCGCTTCGCCCTACGCGTGGGCAAGGAAACCGGTGCCAACATCGAATACAGCTGCCAGCGCGCGGGCATCATCGTGGTGCGCTTTGAACGCCCGACCATCCAGGAGAAGGCCGATGCCATCACGCTCGTGCGGCGGCTGCTCAACGAGGCCGGCATCACCACTTCCGTCGAATTCCTCCACGTGCACGTGGAGCGCGTATCGCAGAACAAGTGCTGATGGACTGAGGCCCTGCTCCGCTGGTCGGAGCGGATGTCGATGGCGCCAATGGATCGTGCTCATCGCACCTGGAGCACCTGCCCTTCCTCCACCCAATTCCGCGGCCGAGCACCGAGCTCACCACCGGGCAGCGAGTACATGATCTCCATCGCCCCGATGTGAACCCGCCCGTATGTGGTGGTGCGGTACACGAGGTAGCCGGCGGAAGCAGCGGGTGTGGCGGTCCATTCCTTCGCGGTGCCGTCGATGCCATGCGGGTGGCGCAGCATTTCGATGAACACGCGCTCGCCCTCTGATGAAGCCCAACGCATGGTTCCGCTCTTCAGGCCGGTGGCCAGGTGCTCCGGCGTCAGTTCATCAACCTCGGTCAGCGTGAACGGACCCCAAATGCCCCAGCGCGTGTTCGTCATGAGGATGGCTGTGCCCGGCAGGGGCGATATGCCACGCACGTAGTACCCGGATCCGTCGGTGCCGTGCCAGTGCTCATCCACGGTTGTAATCACCAGATCGTTCACCTCATCATCGTGGAGGTCCACGAACTCATCCGGGGCCAGGCCCGGCGGCACCATCACCTGTGGTTCGCTCTCTTCGTGCCCGAAATCGTAGCCATCCTTCACGATCGGCTTCGTCGGCCTCGGATCGCCTTCCTCACCGTAGCCGTTCGGAACACGGATGGCCTCCTTCGACTTGACCACGACGCGGCCATAGGGATAAGGGAGCTCAAATTCGAAAGCTGCGATGCTCGTGCCGCGCTCATTGGCGCTGCGCAGCACCAGCGTGTGCCCGTCGTGATGATCACCGGTGCCGTACCAGCCATCCTCCGCTTGCGTGATCGCAGGCCCGAAGGGGCGCTCCAACAACCAGAACTCCGTGGCTTGATCCTGATCGGTCCAGCGCAGTTGCTTGAACCGGATGCGCGCTGCGAGCACCGCCGTATCCAATCGCGCAGCGCTGTCCAAGGTGTACCAGCGCTGATTGCTCCGCGTGCTCCACATCAGGACGGAGGTGCCGCTCAACGTACGCACACCCACCTTGTACGATCCCAGGTATCCGGGTTGCTGGGGATCCGAAACATGAATGGTGCGGCTGGTGATCAGCAGATCGGCGCGTCCATCGCCGGTCACGTCCACGTACTCATCGGGCGCAGGGCCGGGGATGATGCGGTTGGTCTGCGCCTGCAGCTGCACGGCGAGCGCACCGAGGCCGATGAGCAGGGCCTGCGTCCTCATCGCACCACGAAGGCTTGATCGGCCGGCACCAGCGCACCCACGCGGATGATCACGTGGCCCGTGCTGGTGGATCGGTCGATCGCGAACGAACCGTGCCACAGCTTGCCTTGGTGCATCGTTCGGAACACGTAGCGTTGGGCAGCCAGCCCGGGCATCACCGTTACCAACGCCGACTGGTGCCCGTAGCCCCAGTGGGCCACTTGCATGGAGCCATCCGTGTAGCTCACCAGCGGGATCTGCAGGTCGTCCTGGGGCCGGGTGGGCATCGCAGGGATCCGTTCCCCTTCGGCGCAGACCCTGGTGCGCCAGAAGCCTTGC from Flavobacteriales bacterium encodes the following:
- a CDS encoding heavy-metal-associated domain-containing protein — protein: MPILDLNVDNLKCGGCASTVRKRLNELPGVVSTSVDVDNGTVTVAHDGTTERSTITLLLHKLGYPLSGTGGITEKAKSYVSCAIGRIHGE